A section of the Subtercola frigoramans genome encodes:
- a CDS encoding flavin-containing monooxygenase, which translates to MGSEDQLTARLEGNSVDVVVVGAGQAGVAMSEHLGRAGISHRVFERSRIAEKWRSGRWDSLVANGPAWHDRFPGRAFEGDQDAFAAKSDVADYFEAYANQINAPIECGVEVTSVRRRSGHPGFTVETTAGSLYARYVVAATGPFQTPAIPRIVPASAGVTQIHSADYRNPELLSEGAVLVVGAGSSGVQIASELRAAGREVYLSVGRHDRPPRRYRGRDNVWWLGVLGKWEAPTPPAGADHVTIAVSGAHGGHTIDLRDLAAAGITLVGPTTGYHEGTVHFSDDLLENMASGDANYLSVLREADAYVERNGLDLAREPEAHVLGPYPESATTPLEELDLAPAGVTSIVWATGYTTDFTWLKVDAFDQSGRPQHVRGVSSEPGVYFLGLPWLSGRGSSFIWGVWHDAKYVADRIQIQQSYAAYGRN; encoded by the coding sequence GTGGGCAGCGAGGACCAGTTGACGGCCCGTCTGGAGGGCAACAGCGTCGATGTGGTCGTGGTGGGAGCCGGGCAGGCCGGTGTCGCGATGAGCGAACACCTGGGCAGAGCGGGCATCTCTCATCGCGTGTTCGAGCGCTCCCGCATCGCGGAGAAATGGCGCTCTGGGCGGTGGGACTCCCTGGTCGCGAACGGGCCAGCCTGGCACGACAGGTTTCCCGGTCGTGCTTTCGAGGGGGACCAGGACGCCTTCGCGGCGAAATCCGATGTCGCCGACTACTTCGAGGCCTACGCGAACCAGATCAACGCCCCCATCGAGTGCGGCGTCGAAGTGACAAGTGTCAGGCGGCGCAGCGGCCACCCCGGGTTCACCGTCGAGACGACTGCGGGAAGCCTCTACGCACGCTACGTTGTTGCGGCGACCGGGCCCTTCCAGACGCCGGCCATCCCGCGCATCGTGCCGGCTTCGGCCGGCGTCACGCAGATCCACTCGGCTGACTACCGAAATCCCGAGCTGCTGTCCGAGGGAGCCGTGCTCGTTGTCGGCGCCGGCAGTTCGGGCGTGCAGATCGCCTCAGAACTTCGAGCTGCAGGGCGCGAGGTCTACCTCTCTGTGGGGCGTCATGACCGGCCGCCGCGGCGCTACCGGGGCCGTGACAACGTCTGGTGGCTCGGCGTTCTCGGCAAGTGGGAGGCGCCGACCCCTCCTGCTGGGGCCGACCATGTGACGATCGCCGTCAGTGGAGCCCACGGCGGCCACACGATCGACCTGCGTGACCTCGCAGCAGCGGGGATCACCCTGGTCGGGCCCACAACTGGCTACCACGAAGGCACGGTGCACTTCAGCGATGACCTGCTGGAGAACATGGCCAGCGGGGATGCCAACTACCTCTCGGTTCTGCGCGAGGCAGACGCCTACGTGGAACGGAACGGCCTCGATCTGGCCAGGGAACCGGAGGCTCACGTTCTCGGGCCCTACCCCGAAAGCGCGACGACCCCCCTGGAGGAGCTCGACCTTGCCCCAGCGGGCGTCACGTCCATCGTCTGGGCGACGGGCTACACCACCGATTTCACCTGGCTCAAGGTGGACGCCTTCGATCAATCGGGCCGGCCGCAGCACGTGCGCGGTGTCTCCAGCGAACCCGGTGTCTACTTCCTCGGCCTGCCGTGGTTGTCGGGCCGCGGTTCGAGTTTCATCTGGGGCGTGTGGCACGACGCGAAGTATGTCGCCGACCGGATCCAGATCCAGCAGAGTTATGCCGCCTACGGAAGGAACTGA
- a CDS encoding allantoate amidohydrolase, giving the protein MTASERMIGEQRPLDVIDLLREIEDIGRDTVRGGYSRHVYTEAELALRAWFRGIAEQLGLEVETDRNGNIWAHWGTRGPNTIAVGSHLDSVPGGGAYDGPLGVTSALAAVSQLMIEGFAPSRPITIAVFAEEEGSRFGVACLGSKLMTGVLPASAAAHLADPAGITYAEACLADGIAPSGLGRDDARLATLAAFVELHVEQGRGLVDLDAPVAVASSILAHGRWKLVFSGEGNHAGATRMLDRRDPVAAMSAAVLATQRIATQHDHPADGNDARATIGRLVPVPGGTNVIASRVDTWLDVRGSTDESTKALLDEVLAACRQAAAEQNCELDVVEESYISPVAFDVALRERLVTTLSTAHTTPPVLSTGAGHDAGILADELPTAMLFTRNPSGVSHSPFETATDDDCRAGAAALAEVLRDLAADPS; this is encoded by the coding sequence ATGACGGCATCCGAGCGGATGATCGGCGAGCAACGACCACTCGACGTGATCGACCTCCTGCGGGAGATCGAAGACATCGGGCGCGATACGGTTCGAGGCGGCTACTCCCGCCATGTGTACACCGAAGCCGAACTCGCTCTGCGTGCCTGGTTCCGTGGCATCGCCGAGCAGCTGGGCCTCGAGGTGGAGACCGACCGCAACGGCAACATCTGGGCACACTGGGGTACCCGGGGCCCGAACACGATCGCTGTCGGTTCGCATCTCGACTCGGTGCCCGGAGGCGGGGCCTACGACGGGCCGCTGGGTGTCACCTCGGCTCTCGCGGCCGTGTCACAGCTCATGATCGAGGGTTTCGCCCCCTCACGGCCCATCACCATCGCGGTGTTCGCAGAAGAGGAGGGCTCGCGGTTCGGCGTCGCCTGCCTCGGGTCGAAACTCATGACCGGGGTACTGCCCGCGAGCGCCGCTGCTCACCTCGCCGACCCCGCAGGGATCACCTATGCAGAAGCCTGCCTAGCCGACGGTATCGCTCCGTCGGGGCTCGGCCGCGACGACGCGAGGCTCGCCACCCTAGCGGCGTTCGTCGAACTGCACGTCGAGCAGGGGCGTGGCCTCGTCGACCTCGACGCCCCGGTCGCGGTCGCATCGTCGATTTTGGCCCACGGCCGGTGGAAGCTGGTCTTCTCCGGTGAGGGCAACCACGCGGGGGCCACCCGGATGCTCGACCGGCGTGACCCCGTAGCAGCCATGTCTGCCGCGGTTCTCGCCACCCAGCGCATCGCGACGCAGCACGACCACCCCGCAGACGGCAATGATGCCCGCGCGACCATCGGGCGCCTGGTTCCCGTACCCGGCGGCACGAACGTGATCGCCTCCCGGGTCGACACCTGGCTCGACGTGCGCGGGTCGACCGACGAATCGACCAAGGCACTTCTCGACGAGGTCCTGGCGGCCTGCAGGCAGGCAGCGGCCGAGCAGAACTGCGAGCTCGACGTGGTCGAGGAGTCCTACATCAGCCCGGTCGCCTTCGACGTCGCCCTTCGCGAGCGTCTGGTCACCACGCTGTCGACGGCCCACACGACACCACCCGTGCTTTCCACCGGCGCCGGCCACGACGCGGGGATCCTGGCCGATGAACTACCCACTGCCATGCTCTTCACCCGCAATCCCAGCGGAGTGTCGCATTCGCCGTTCGAGACGGCCACAGACGACGACTGCCGCGCCGGTGCCGCCGCACTCGCCGAGGTGCTGCGCGACCTGGCCGCCGACCCCTCGTGA
- a CDS encoding NAD(P)-dependent oxidoreductase translates to MTDPLIWVPFPVDGIGLPPGILERADVQRVDLDAPVGVTPLAPEGIERVRFFAAPYGFNFALFDLVQQMTSLEVLQVQFAGVERLRGLVPGSVTLCSGRGIHDTSVSELALSLTLAALRDLPTYVREQDREVSDRKWHASLAGSRVVVVGSGSIGFAIKKRIEVFEAETVMVGRAARPGVHAASELPTLLPRADVVILALPLTPDSATLFDEKTIGLMKPGALLVNVARGEIVDTDALVAACSAGRIIAALDVTSPEPLPAGHALWKTPGILLTPHIGGTSHASTPRAQKLVADQITRFVQGEPLLNVVAGEY, encoded by the coding sequence ATGACCGACCCGCTCATCTGGGTGCCGTTCCCGGTCGACGGAATTGGTTTGCCGCCAGGGATCCTCGAGCGCGCAGATGTTCAGCGCGTCGATCTCGACGCTCCGGTCGGGGTCACCCCCCTGGCTCCGGAGGGGATCGAGCGTGTCCGATTCTTCGCCGCCCCCTACGGGTTCAACTTCGCGCTCTTCGATCTCGTACAACAGATGACGTCGCTCGAGGTGCTGCAAGTGCAGTTCGCCGGCGTCGAGCGACTTCGGGGGCTCGTACCGGGTTCGGTGACGCTCTGCAGCGGGCGGGGCATCCATGACACCTCGGTGTCGGAGCTCGCTCTCAGTCTCACGCTTGCTGCCCTTCGTGACCTTCCGACGTACGTGCGCGAACAGGACCGCGAGGTGAGTGACCGCAAGTGGCATGCCTCGCTGGCCGGTTCGCGGGTCGTCGTCGTGGGTTCCGGCTCCATCGGTTTCGCCATCAAGAAGCGCATCGAAGTGTTCGAGGCCGAGACCGTCATGGTGGGGCGCGCGGCGCGGCCGGGGGTGCACGCGGCCTCAGAGTTGCCGACACTGCTGCCGCGTGCCGACGTCGTGATCCTCGCGCTCCCCCTGACCCCGGATTCGGCCACGCTGTTCGACGAGAAGACGATCGGACTCATGAAGCCCGGCGCCCTGCTCGTGAACGTCGCGCGCGGCGAGATCGTCGACACCGATGCCCTCGTTGCCGCCTGTTCCGCGGGGCGCATCATCGCCGCGCTCGACGTGACCTCGCCGGAGCCCCTCCCGGCGGGCCACGCCCTGTGGAAGACCCCGGGCATCCTGCTGACGCCGCACATCGGCGGCACCTCGCACGCTTCCACCCCTCGAGCACAGAAGCTTGTCGCGGACCAGATCACACGCTTCGTGCAGGGTGAGCCGCTGCTCAATGTCGTTGCCGGCGAGTACTGA
- a CDS encoding IclR family transcriptional regulator, whose protein sequence is MSIVKPEPPREQPGPRMPAVRNCIAVLRLLGTSTRLVSAGALARSLSMPRSSMYQLLQVLVDEGLVVHVADVAGFALGDGIFELGSSYSRRSSLENLAQPLLVRLARTVGESATLSILQGSEIVYLAKEQPRRPVSLVSDPGVHLPAHLTASGRAMLAALPRPEVLAWFSDADTFGTRGGRGPHSLRELRALLAEDALRGWSVEADTVTDGITCIAAAAFDRTDRPVAAVTASFPTRRGEGRRDEIAREVVRAADELTRRMHGPVPDRQHTTGFPVPSWAARTS, encoded by the coding sequence ATGTCGATTGTCAAGCCAGAACCGCCGCGCGAGCAACCCGGACCGCGGATGCCGGCCGTTCGAAACTGTATTGCCGTGCTTCGCCTGCTCGGCACGTCGACCAGGCTGGTTTCGGCCGGCGCCCTGGCACGCTCGCTGAGTATGCCCCGCTCGAGCATGTACCAGCTGTTGCAGGTGCTGGTCGATGAGGGGCTGGTGGTGCACGTCGCCGATGTCGCCGGCTTCGCCCTGGGAGACGGCATCTTCGAACTCGGCAGTTCGTACTCTCGCCGTTCTTCGCTGGAGAACCTCGCCCAACCGTTGCTTGTTCGACTGGCGCGTACGGTCGGCGAGTCGGCCACTCTCTCCATTCTGCAGGGCAGCGAGATCGTCTACCTTGCGAAGGAGCAACCCCGGCGGCCCGTCTCGCTCGTGAGCGACCCGGGTGTGCACCTGCCGGCTCATCTCACGGCGTCGGGGCGTGCCATGCTCGCAGCCCTCCCGCGGCCCGAGGTTCTGGCGTGGTTCTCCGACGCTGACACCTTCGGAACACGCGGTGGTCGCGGCCCGCACTCGCTGCGCGAACTGCGCGCGCTGCTGGCCGAAGACGCCCTCCGTGGCTGGTCGGTCGAGGCCGACACCGTGACGGACGGCATCACCTGCATCGCCGCGGCCGCCTTCGACAGGACCGATCGCCCCGTGGCGGCCGTGACGGCATCATTCCCCACCAGGCGCGGAGAGGGCCGCCGTGACGAGATCGCCCGCGAGGTCGTGCGTGCAGCCGATGAACTCACGCGCCGGATGCACGGGCCTGTGCCCGATCGCCAGCACACGACGGGCTTTCCGGTTCCGTCGTGGGCAGCGAGGACCAGTTGA
- a CDS encoding RidA family protein: MHHTRIRPFNTRDTYPEQNLDNDLCQAVVANGMVYIRGQIGQDLDTRESVGIGDVEAQAEKAMANVAMLIGEAGGTLEDVVKVVVYLVDVRYRETVYRVMGAWLRGVYPVSTGIVVSALARPEWLVEIDVTAVLPSASTAATAATPL, from the coding sequence ATGCACCACACCCGAATTCGCCCCTTCAACACCCGCGACACCTACCCCGAACAGAACCTGGACAATGATCTGTGCCAGGCGGTCGTCGCCAACGGAATGGTATACATCCGCGGTCAGATCGGGCAGGATCTCGACACCCGTGAATCGGTGGGAATCGGCGATGTCGAAGCGCAGGCGGAGAAGGCGATGGCCAACGTCGCCATGCTCATCGGGGAGGCCGGAGGAACCCTCGAGGATGTGGTCAAGGTTGTCGTCTACCTCGTCGACGTCAGGTACCGCGAAACGGTCTACCGGGTGATGGGTGCGTGGCTTCGCGGCGTGTACCCGGTCAGCACGGGAATCGTGGTGTCGGCCCTGGCGAGACCCGAGTGGCTCGTCGAGATCGACGTGACCGCCGTTCTGCCCAGCGCTTCGACAGCGGCGACAGCTGCGACGCCGCTGTGA
- a CDS encoding LysR substrate-binding domain-containing protein: MTHRLEITLAQLRYFVAAAEHLSMTAAAEEKFVAQSAVSSAIAQLEARAGAQLFIRRRAKGLALTPAGRRLLDDVRTLLTGLDAAIDAARDTDGEPRGTVRIGFFVTIAPFVLPEVLSRSKVRFPELLVEVEEMDAQSAAQALREGRVELALGYDFGIGDDLVREVVEATPPYVLLAADHPLAQRESIGLRELGREKLVLLDLPHSREYFLALLGSVGFEPEIRHRTPSFETVRAMVAHGHGFSILNQQPAHALAYDGGVVAAVQISDPVEPLPIVITTMQGTRQSARAAAIAGIIREVFADRQR, from the coding sequence GTGACGCATCGTCTCGAAATCACCCTCGCACAACTGCGTTATTTCGTGGCGGCGGCCGAGCATCTCTCGATGACTGCCGCCGCTGAAGAGAAGTTCGTCGCCCAATCGGCCGTCTCGTCTGCGATAGCCCAGCTCGAGGCGCGGGCGGGTGCACAACTCTTCATCCGCCGGCGTGCGAAGGGCCTCGCCCTCACTCCGGCCGGCCGCCGACTGCTCGACGATGTGCGCACCCTGCTCACCGGACTCGATGCGGCGATCGACGCAGCGAGAGACACCGACGGTGAACCACGCGGCACGGTGCGGATCGGCTTCTTCGTCACGATCGCACCATTCGTGCTCCCCGAGGTGCTTTCACGGTCGAAGGTGCGATTCCCCGAATTGCTCGTCGAGGTCGAGGAGATGGATGCGCAGTCTGCCGCACAGGCGCTGCGCGAAGGGCGGGTCGAGCTTGCGCTCGGGTACGACTTCGGCATCGGTGACGACCTGGTGCGAGAGGTTGTCGAGGCGACGCCGCCGTACGTACTGCTGGCTGCCGATCATCCACTCGCCCAGCGAGAGAGCATCGGCCTCCGCGAACTGGGCCGCGAGAAGCTGGTGCTGCTCGATCTGCCCCATTCCCGGGAATACTTCCTCGCACTACTGGGCTCGGTCGGGTTCGAGCCCGAGATCCGTCACCGTACACCGAGCTTCGAGACCGTGCGCGCGATGGTCGCGCACGGCCACGGCTTCTCGATTCTGAACCAGCAGCCGGCGCACGCCCTCGCGTACGACGGTGGCGTGGTCGCGGCGGTGCAGATCAGTGACCCGGTCGAACCATTGCCGATCGTCATCACCACCATGCAGGGCACGAGACAGTCGGCGCGGGCGGCAGCGATTGCGGGGATCATCCGGGAGGTCTTCGCTGATCGTCAGCGCTGA
- a CDS encoding amino acid ABC transporter permease: MTQTTSLRPPWVDAAEPPRVIPRRHPGRWVTVVLILALAVAIVQWAVTNQGFGWEDFRTYLFDDAILGGVRNTVILAVLAEIISLTLGTLLAVMRLSENKVISGFAFLYAWFFRGIPLPVILIFTYFSAAVLPRIGWGDFSVDTNDVFATPFLAALIGFGLNDAAYTSEIVRSGLMSVPKGQTEAAYAIGMSPVKAMRRIILPQALRIIIPPLGNAFIGMFKLTSIALVIGYGELMNTTRAIYSSEFNTIPLLLVASFWYLLITTILSIGQHYIERYYGRGFKRR; encoded by the coding sequence GTGACTCAGACCACGTCCCTGCGCCCACCCTGGGTGGACGCAGCAGAACCGCCCCGGGTGATCCCTCGGCGGCACCCCGGGCGCTGGGTCACGGTCGTTCTGATTCTCGCCCTCGCGGTGGCCATCGTGCAGTGGGCCGTCACCAACCAGGGTTTCGGTTGGGAGGACTTCCGCACCTACCTCTTCGACGACGCGATTCTCGGCGGCGTGAGGAACACCGTCATCCTCGCCGTGCTGGCCGAGATCATCTCGCTGACGCTGGGTACCCTCCTTGCCGTCATGCGGTTGAGCGAGAACAAGGTCATCTCCGGCTTTGCGTTCCTGTACGCCTGGTTCTTTCGGGGAATACCGCTGCCGGTCATCCTGATCTTCACCTACTTCTCTGCAGCCGTTCTTCCCCGGATAGGCTGGGGTGACTTCAGCGTCGACACGAACGATGTCTTCGCGACCCCGTTTCTCGCCGCCCTCATCGGTTTCGGCCTCAACGACGCCGCGTACACGAGTGAGATCGTGCGCTCCGGTCTGATGTCGGTGCCGAAGGGCCAGACCGAGGCCGCCTACGCGATCGGCATGAGCCCGGTGAAGGCGATGCGCCGCATCATCCTCCCCCAGGCGCTGCGCATCATCATTCCGCCGCTCGGCAACGCCTTCATCGGAATGTTCAAACTCACCTCGATCGCCCTTGTCATCGGGTACGGCGAGCTGATGAACACGACCAGGGCCATCTATTCAAGCGAGTTCAACACCATCCCGCTGCTGCTCGTGGCGAGTTTCTGGTACCTGCTGATCACCACGATCCTCTCCATCGGCCAGCACTACATCGAGCGCTACTACGGAAGGGGGTTCAAGAGGCGATGA
- a CDS encoding DUF1028 domain-containing protein translates to MTFSLVARDGATGAIGAVICSSSPAVAARCVHLGDGTGGVLSQNVTDPRLGPRLLDLLAQGLTAPIALASLVSSSPEMQWRQLVVVDTSGNTAIHSGSNALGIVGEHAEGGAAAAGNMLATPDVPRQLVEAWHASSGAIEVRLLAAFEAAMTEGGEAGPVHSAGLSVIDGHGWRVTDLRVDWSEDPLDDLRTLVEIWLPQRDAYISRALTPDASPTYGVPGDSRV, encoded by the coding sequence GTGACCTTCAGCCTCGTGGCCCGCGACGGTGCGACTGGAGCGATCGGAGCCGTCATCTGTTCATCATCGCCTGCGGTGGCAGCGCGGTGCGTTCACCTGGGTGACGGAACGGGCGGAGTCTTGTCACAGAACGTCACCGACCCGAGACTCGGGCCGCGCCTTCTCGACCTGCTCGCCCAAGGGCTGACCGCACCAATCGCCCTTGCTTCGCTGGTCTCCTCGTCACCTGAGATGCAGTGGCGCCAGCTGGTGGTCGTCGACACCTCGGGCAACACGGCGATTCACTCCGGCTCGAACGCACTTGGAATCGTCGGCGAGCACGCCGAAGGGGGAGCCGCTGCCGCTGGCAACATGCTCGCCACCCCCGACGTGCCCCGGCAGCTCGTCGAGGCCTGGCATGCCAGTTCCGGGGCCATCGAAGTGCGATTGCTCGCGGCATTCGAGGCTGCGATGACTGAAGGGGGAGAGGCGGGGCCCGTACACTCTGCGGGGCTGTCGGTCATCGACGGTCACGGCTGGCGAGTGACCGACCTGCGCGTGGACTGGTCAGAGGACCCCCTGGACGATCTCCGAACCCTCGTCGAAATCTGGCTGCCGCAGCGCGATGCCTACATCAGCCGCGCCCTGACTCCTGATGCCTCACCCACGTACGGGGTTCCGGGCGATTCACGCGTATGA
- a CDS encoding transporter substrate-binding domain-containing protein: protein MPIRHSVAVTAVSLVAVASLLTACSSSGTSTASSSSTAPTTLTVGMSWPYEPWQVGDGTDTTKGIEPELLAAIGAKAGYTMDIQNVDFTGIITGTQAGKYDLAVSGLGIYGERLKALNFIPDAKTGYTMLIDAADKATYATLTDLCGVPTAVGSGTKSATDVEVANGTKDNDGSSYAGACKDNPIQATVFDDQAGQDLALQTGKVKAELLTQQVAQGLADKSSGKYVVAEPYSFVNFGIGMTKTNTELGDKLVTAFKAVIADGTYAQILAKYGQESAALTESDIVLQTK from the coding sequence ATGCCCATCCGTCATTCGGTCGCTGTCACGGCCGTTTCGCTCGTCGCAGTGGCGAGCCTCCTCACCGCCTGCAGCAGTTCAGGCACGTCGACAGCGTCAAGCAGCAGCACAGCACCCACAACCCTCACGGTCGGCATGTCGTGGCCCTACGAGCCCTGGCAGGTCGGCGACGGCACCGACACCACGAAGGGCATCGAGCCCGAGCTCCTCGCCGCCATCGGTGCCAAGGCCGGCTACACGATGGACATCCAGAACGTCGACTTCACCGGAATCATCACCGGAACCCAGGCCGGCAAGTACGACCTGGCCGTGTCAGGGCTCGGCATCTACGGCGAGCGCCTGAAGGCACTCAACTTCATCCCCGATGCCAAGACCGGCTACACCATGCTCATCGACGCCGCTGACAAGGCCACCTACGCGACCCTCACCGACCTGTGCGGCGTTCCGACGGCAGTCGGAAGCGGCACCAAGTCCGCCACCGACGTCGAGGTTGCCAACGGCACCAAAGACAACGATGGCAGCTCGTACGCCGGAGCCTGCAAGGACAACCCCATCCAGGCCACCGTCTTCGACGACCAGGCCGGACAGGACCTTGCGCTTCAGACGGGTAAGGTCAAGGCCGAACTGCTCACCCAGCAGGTTGCCCAGGGTCTTGCAGACAAGAGCAGCGGCAAGTACGTCGTAGCCGAGCCCTACTCCTTCGTGAACTTCGGCATCGGAATGACGAAGACGAACACGGAGCTGGGAGACAAACTGGTCACAGCGTTCAAGGCAGTCATCGCCGATGGCACCTACGCACAGATCCTGGCCAAGTACGGCCAGGAGTCGGCTGCCCTCACGGAGTCCGACATCGTCCTCCAGACCAAGTAA